Sequence from the Ignavibacteria bacterium genome:
CAATCAGAATATTGAGAGAATATGAACGAGGTGTAATTTTTCGTCTTGGTAGGTTAATCGGTGCAAAAGGTCCAGGACTGATTATCTTAATTCCCATTGTCGATAGAATGGTTAAAGTTAGTTTAAGAACAATAGTTATGGACGTTCCGCCGCAGGATATAATTACAAAAGATAATGTATCACTAAAAGTTAATGCAGTTGTTTATTTCCGTGTAATTCAAGCCGAAAAGGCAATCGTGGAGGTAGAAGACTTTTTATTGGCGACTTCCCAGCTTTCGCAAACAACATTGCGCAGCGTTGTCGGGCAATCTCAACTTG
This genomic interval carries:
- a CDS encoding slipin family protein, whose protein sequence is MYPSILLTIAIFVILLLASAIRILREYERGVIFRLGRLIGAKGPGLIILIPIVDRMVKVSLRTIVMDVPPQDIITKDNVSLKVNAVVYFRVIQAEKAIVEVEDFLLATSQLSQTTLRSVVGQSQL